Below is a genomic region from Leptotrichia shahii.
CTGGAGGAACAGAAGCTACAGTAACTCCGTCAGGAATAGCAGGATTTGCAAACTTAAAGGCATTGTCAACTAATCCTGATCCTAAGAAGGCATCACGGCCATTCACAGCTGATAGAGATGGATTTGTACTTGGAGAAGGTGCTGGAGTGTTAATGCTTGAAGAATTAGAACATGCTAAAAAACGTGGAGCGAAAATTTATGCAGAAGTTGTAGGATATGGAGAAACTGGGGATGCTTATCATATGACAGCTCCAGCTGATGGTGGAGAAGGCGCTGCAAGAGCATTTAGAATGGCTTTGGAGCAAGGAAATATAAGACCTGAAGAAGTTGGATACATCAATGCGCATGGAACTTCTACGCCTGCAAATGATAAAAATGAAACTCAAGCAATAAAAACAGCATTTGGAGAACATGCATACAAACTTGCTGTAAGTTCTACAAAAGGTGCGACTGGACATTTGCTAGGTGGAGCAGGAGGAATTGAAGCTGGATTCTTAGCGCTTGCGATTTCAGAAGGAATTATGCCGCCAACTATAAATTATGAAAATCCTGATCCATTATGTGACTTGGATTATGTGCCAAATAAACCTGTAAAAAGGGATATTGAAGTAGGAATGTCAAGTTCACTTGGATTTGGTGGGCATAATGCAGTGCTGGCATTTAGAAAATACAAATAAAAAGAATTAATGGATTTATTAAAAACTCAATATGTATTTAATTGTAATAAAGCAGATGTTATAAAGCAAGGGGTTTTAACCCCTTGTAGAAAAAAAAATAGGTTATTACTAAAATTATGTTTTATTAGATATAGGTTTTTTATTTCTTTGTTAAAAAAAATTATAGTTAAAGGAATAACAAAAAATAAATTAGGTGGAATTTAAGAATAAAATATTAAAATAAATAACTGTAAAAATTATAATGGTTTTTTTATTTATCGTTAGAAATTAATAAAAATATGGAGGTGAGATAAATGGAAAATAATGGAAATAGAAATGTAAATGAATTGATAAAAAAAATAGGGTATGAGTTTAAAAATGAAAAATATTTGCATGAAGCATTGACGCATAGATCGTATGCTAATGAAATCGAAAAAGATAGAAGATTCAATAATGAGAAGCTGGAATTTTTGGGAGATGCAATTTTAAACCTTATAACGACTGAATATATTTATGATCTTTATGAGAAGAAGACCGAAGGGGAGCTTGCAAAACTGAAAAGTCAAATTATAAGTGAACCTGTGTTTTCAACTATTGCAAGTGAGCTTGAACTAGGAGAATATTTGTATTTGAGTAACGGGGAAGTTATGTCTGGCGGAAGACATAGGAGATCTATTTTGGGAGATGCTTTTGAGGCATTGATTGGTGCGATTTTTAAAGATTCAGATTATTATACTGCAAAAAATATTGCATTGAAATTTTTACTTGGAAAAATAAATAAATTGGAAGAAATAGAAGGAACAGGTGACTATAAGACAGTTCTGCAGGAATTTGTACAAGGGAAATACAGAAAAATGCCCGAATATAATTTAATTAAAACTAGCGGTCCTGATCACGATAAAGTTTTTGAAATGTCTGTAAGCTGGAATAACACAGTTCATGGAATAGGAATTGGGAAGAGTAAAAAGGAAGCTGAAAAACATGCAGCAAAGGAAGCTCTTTCAAAATTAAAAAAATAGAAAAGTAAGAATAAAATGCAATAGTGAAAAAATAAAAAAATAAAAACGGGAGAACAAGATGGGGAAAATAGCATTGTATCCAGGGAGTTTTGATCCAATAACAAGAGGTCATATTGATATTATAAAGCGTTCTTCAAACTTATTTGACAAGTTAATAATAGGTATTTTTAAAAATTCTACAAAATCAAAAGCCTGGTTTTCTGATGAGGAAAAAGTTGAGATGATACAGGAAATATTAAAAAAAGAAGGTATAGAAGCTGAAATAAAGATTTTTAATGGATTATTAGTTGACTTTATGTATAAAGAAAATGTGAATATTTTGATAAGAGGCTTACGTGCATTGTCAGATTATGAATATGAGCTGCAGTTTACACTTACAAATAAGACGCTTGCTAAAAGTGAATTTGAAACAGTATTTTTGACTGCTTCAAGGGAATATTTGTATTTAAGTTCTAGCCTTGTAAAGGAAGTTGCTTTAAATAAAGGGGATCTGAGTTTTTTTGTAACTGAAAATGTAGAACGTAGATTAATTGATAAAGTTAAAAAATAAAAGGGGAATCTAGAAATGGCTGCAAAAAAGGGAAAATCTAAATATATATGTTCAGAATGCGGTTACAGTTCGTTAAAATGGCTGGGAAAATGTCCAAATTGTGATGCTTGGGGAACATTTGAAGAGGAAATTGATATAAAAAGAACCTTTAAGGATGTGGAATCACAAGATGTTTCAATTAGCAAAATAACAGAGATTGAAATAGAAAAGGAATTTCGGATGGTAACGCCTTTTGAGGAATTTGACAGAGTGCTGGGAGGCGGTCTGATAAAGGGAGAAGTTGTGCTTATTACAGGAAGTCCTGGAATTGGAAAATCAACTTTTCTGCTTCAGCTGTCGCAGGAATATGCGAAGATTGGAAATGTATTTTATGTTTCTGGGGAAGAATCGCCACGGCAAATAAAACAGCGTGCAGAACGTGTCAATGTAAAAAGTGAAAATTTGTATATTTTAAATGATACAAATATTGAAAAAATTGAAAGTGTAATTTTAAAGGATAAGCCAAAAGTTGTTGTAGTTGACTCAATTCAGACACTTTATTCTGAAAATGTGAATTCCATTCCCGGAAGCGTAACACAAATTCGGGAAACAACTTTAAAAATCATTGAAATTGCTAAAAAAAATGAAATCGCATTTTATATTGTCGGACATGTTACAAAAGATGGAAAATTGGCAGGGCCGAAATTGCTGGAACATATGGTTGACGCAGTTTTGCAAATTGAAGGTGAAGAAAATAGCTATTACAGGATTATCCGCTCGATAAAGAACCGTTATGGCTCTACAAATGAAATTTCAATTTTTGATATGAAGGAAAATGGAATTAGTGAAGTGAAAAATCCGTCTGAATTTTTCATAAGTGATAGAGATGAAAAAAATATTGGAAGTATTATTGTGCCAATTTTTGAAGGAAGTCGTGTATTTTTATTTGAAGTGCAGTCGTTATTGGGAACACCGAATTTTGGAATGCCGAGAAGAACGGTGGAGGGATATGATAAAACTCGTGTGGAAATATTAAGTGCTGTTTTGTCACGTTCTTTAGAAGTAGATGTAAATTCAAAGGATATTTATATAAATATTCCGGGAGGAATTGACTTAAATGACAGGAGTTCTGATTTAGCAGTAATTTTTTCACTTTTATCTTCAGTAAAAGGTGTGCCGATAAGTCAGAAAATAGCAGCTATTGGCGAATTGGGATTACGAGGAGAAGTGAGAAAAGTGTCCTTTATCAAAAATAGGGTAAATGAGCTGGAAAAAATGGGATTTGCAGGGGTATACCTTCCAAAAAGCCATCAGGCTGATTTTGAGAAAGAAAAAACAAAAATAAAACTGAATTATATAAGTAATATAAGTGAACTTGTCGAGAGGATAAGATAAGCCATCAGAAAAAAGGCGAAAGGATGAAATATGGTAAAAAAGGCAGTTAATAAGAAGAAAATATTGGAACATATATTTGCCAGAGTAGCACCTGGAACAGCACTAAGAGAAGCAATAGATAAAATTCAGGAGGCAAAGCTAGGAGCATTAATTGTTCTAGGAAATCCTAATAATCTAAAAGATGTAATGGGAGGCGGATTTGAGTTAAATACAGTATATTCACCGCAAAAAGTTTACGAGCTATCTAAAATGGACGGCGGAATTATTTTGTCAGAAGATATAAAGACAATTTATGGGGCAAATATTCAGCTGCAGCCTAATTATTCGATAGAAACAGATGAAAGTGGAACAAGACATCAGGCAGCACATAGAATTGCTCAGCAAAAGGGGAATTTGGTTGTAGCTGTTTCTGAAAGAAGAAATAAGATAACAATATATTATGGAAAATTTAGATATTTGTTAAATGAAATTGGAGATTTACTGACAAAATCTTCACAGGCGATAACCGCTCTTGAGAAATATTCCCTTACAATCGAAAAAAATCACGTAAATTTGTCTATTTTGGAATTCGATAATATGGTAACGCTTTATGATATTTTAGAATGCGTGAGAATGTATGGACTCCTTTTCAGAATGTCAGAGGAATTAATCGAATATATGGCAGAACTTGGAAGTGAAGGACGGCTTATAAAAATCCAGTATGAAGAAATAATGCTAAATAAAAATGAAAGTTTTGATGCTCTTATAAAAGATTATAAAGTGAGTAACGAAACAGCAGAGAAAATTGGATTAAGAGTGAAATCTTTGACAAAAGAGGAATTGCTGGATGATGAAAAAATCGTATGTCTGCTTGGATTTGATACAAATATCATAAATTTAGATGAAAAGATAGAACCACGTGGATACGGACTTTTGAGCAATATAACAAAAATAAGTAAAAAAGATAGGGAAATTCTTGTAAGGGAATTTTCAAATGTTCAGTCAATTTTGATGTCAACAGCTTCGGATATTGCTAAAATAAAAGGAGTTAGCAAATATAAGGCTGAACATATTAATAAATCATTAAAAAGAATAAAAAATAGAGCGGTAATTGATAGAGAATAAACTAAAAATAAATTTTAATAATAGGCTTATTTAAAATTGTATGTTAAAATTATTTAAAAAATTGATAAATTATGAATTATCAAACAAGTTTAATATAATAAACTTAGAAAATAGAAAGAAAGTAGGTAAAAATGAGAGATAAAAAAGTAACTGTCGGAGGACAGGCTGTTGTCGAAGGAGTTATGATGAGAGGGCCTAAAGCGATTGCAACAGCAGTTCGTAAGCAGGATGGGAGTATTGTTTATAAGAAGGTAGTGCTTACTGAAAAAAGTAACAGATGGTTGAAAGTGCCTTTTGTAAGGGGAGTTATAGCACTTTATGATGCCATGGTTGTTGGGACGAAGGAGCTTATTTTTGCATCAAATCAGGCTGGACATGAAGAGGAAAAATTGACGGATAAACAAGTTGGGTTTACTGTTATGACTTCAGTTTTATTGGGGATTGCTGTATTTATGTGGTTACCATCAGCTGTTGGAGGATTTTTCTTCAAACATAATATTTTGAAGGCTAATATTGTGGAAGCTGTTATAAAATTAACACTTTTTTTAGGATATATCTATGGGATTTCGTTTTTTAAGGATATTCAGAGGGTTTTTGAATATCACGGGGCAGAACATAAAAGCATTATGAACTATGAAATGGAGAAGGAATTGACGCCTAAAAATGCGAAAGTATGTACAAGATTTCACCCAAGATGTGGTACAAGTTTTCTTTTACTTGTAATGTTCATAAGTATTCTGGTATTTTCAACAGTAGATTTATTTTTTAAAGTTCCAACTGGACATTTTTCAATGTTAATTTACAAGTTAATAACAAGAATTTTGTTTGTACCTTTTGTTGCTGGACTTTCTTATGAAATTCAACGTTGGACAAGTTATCATCTGGATAATATCTTTGCCAAAATGGTTGCAATTCCAGGAATGTGGCTGCAAAAAATTACTACAAGAGAACCAGATGAAAGTCAGCTGGAAGTGGCGATTGTGGCTTTAAATGTGGCATTGGGAAATGAAGTTCCAAATGCTACGGAGGTTTTTGAATAGACTATGGATAATAATTTTAGAAATGGCACTCTTTAGAGTGCTTTTTACTTTTTAAAATAGTTGGAATTTAAGTATATGCCTAATCAGGAAATAATTATTCAAATATATTTTCTTGTCTGTTAATAGATATTATGGTATACTTTTTTTATAAAATGACTAATAATGAAAGAAGTTAGAGAATTATAAAAAGAGGGAAGGAGAAGGATTTTTTATGGAAAAAAGAAAAAAAGTTGTATTAGGAATGTCGGGCGGAGTGGATTCCTCTGTTGCGGCAATTCTGTTAAAAGAACAAGGATATGATGTAATTGGTGTTTTTATGAAAAACTGGGAAGAAAAGGATGAAAATGGGGTTTGTATGGCAGAAGAGGATTATAAGGATGTAATTGCTGTGGCAGAACAGTTGGGAATACCTTATTATTCGGTAAATTTTGTAAAGGAGTATTGGGACAAGGTTTTTACATATTTTTTGGATGAGTATAAAAAAGGAAGAACGCCCAATCCTGATGTGATGTGTAATAAGGAAATCAAATTTCGTGCATTTCTGGACTATGCGATGAAACTTGGGGCTGATTATGTGGCAACAGGACATTATGCGAGAATTGTTCACGAAGAAAAAGATGGAAAGATTAAATCGACTATGTTAAGAGGAATTGATGATAACAAGGATCAGACGTATTTTCTTTGTCAATTAAATCAAGAGCAATTGGAAAAAGTTCTATTTCCACTGGGAGAATACACAAAGCCGAAAATCCGTGAAATAGCTGAAAAATATAATTTGGCAACAGCAAAGAAAAAAGACAGTACAGGGATCTGCTTTATTGGGGAACGTGATTTCAATAAATTTTTATCGCAATACTTACCTGCAAAGGATGGAAACATTGTAAATACGCAAGGAAAAGTGCTAGGACATCATAATGGACTTATGTATTACACAATCGGACAGAGAAAAGGAATTGGGATTGGAAATACCAAGGAAGGGACTGGAGAGCCTTGGTTTGTTGTGGACAAGGATTTGGAAAAAAATGAGTTGATTGTAACGCAAGGCGATAATTCAGTGCTTTACTCAAAAGGTTTAATTGCAACGGATTTTAACTTTATAAATGAAATGCAGTTTCCATTGGAGTGTACTGTAAAATTTAGATATAGACAAAAAGATACAAAAGCTATAATTAATACATTAAATGAAAATGAATATGAAGTGATTTTTGATGAGCCGCAAAAGGCAGTAACATTGGGACAAATTGTGGTTGCTTATGATGGTGAGGTTTGTCTTGGTGGGGGAATTATTGATAAGATTATAAAATAAATATCCTAAAACAAGAGGTCTTGATCCCTTGTAGAAAAAAACTTAGTTTATCGAACATATCTAATATAAAAGACAAAGGAGATGATAGAATTTGAAAAAATTAAAATTTTTTATAGGAGTATTTTCTATTTTAAGTATAATCTCAACAGGAAATAAACTTTATGCTTATAATGAAATAAAAGGTATATTTAAATCAGGAAATCGAGAAAATAAAAATATACCAGATAATAGCCAATCAAGAAGCGAAAATGTTCAAACACCACAAGTAGAAATTGTTACTGATCCTATGTGGGAATATTATACTGAATATCACGAAAGAATTGATGCAGAATTACAAGATGTTTATGATAATCCTTCTCATGAAACTGCAGTAAAACATATGGTTTGGGTTGAGGTTCCTATATGGAAATTAAAAAATGGACAAAAGGTTTCAAGTAAGGCAAAAGTACAAGTATTAAATTTATTAGCAGAAGATGTGAAAAGTATATTTACTGAAATATACAATGGACCAGAAAAATTTCCTATTAAATCATTAGGAGGCTATAATTGGCGATCTAATGGGCTAACTAGCCTTCATAGTACTGGCCGTGCAATAGATATAAATCCTGATGAAAATCCTCAGGTAAGTGCTGATGGAGAAGTTTTAGTAGGTAAAAAATGGGAACCAGGAATAAATCCTTATTCTATTACTCCAGACGGAGATGTTGTAAAAGCATTTTCTAAAAAAGGATGGACTTGGGGAGCTGGATTTTCAAGAGCTGATTATATGCATTTTGACTTTTAATATTTGGAGGTGTCAAAGTGGTAAGTATGGAATAACAACAGTATTTTAATCACAAAGGTCAGGA
It encodes:
- the fabF gene encoding beta-ketoacyl-ACP synthase II: MRRVVITGIGLVTPLGTGKDKAWKNLLAGECGIDKITQFDSSEHSVHIAAEVKDFVPENYIEKKELKKIARFSQFAIAASKEALKDAEFEITDENADRIGVIIGSGIGGLDVIEQEVEKLVTKGPRRVSPFYIPAAILNMASGNTSIYIGAKGPNKTVVTACASGTNSIGDAFQAILLGKADAMIAGGTEATVTPSGIAGFANLKALSTNPDPKKASRPFTADRDGFVLGEGAGVLMLEELEHAKKRGAKIYAEVVGYGETGDAYHMTAPADGGEGAARAFRMALEQGNIRPEEVGYINAHGTSTPANDKNETQAIKTAFGEHAYKLAVSSTKGATGHLLGGAGGIEAGFLALAISEGIMPPTINYENPDPLCDLDYVPNKPVKRDIEVGMSSSLGFGGHNAVLAFRKYK
- the rnc gene encoding ribonuclease III encodes the protein MENNGNRNVNELIKKIGYEFKNEKYLHEALTHRSYANEIEKDRRFNNEKLEFLGDAILNLITTEYIYDLYEKKTEGELAKLKSQIISEPVFSTIASELELGEYLYLSNGEVMSGGRHRRSILGDAFEALIGAIFKDSDYYTAKNIALKFLLGKINKLEEIEGTGDYKTVLQEFVQGKYRKMPEYNLIKTSGPDHDKVFEMSVSWNNTVHGIGIGKSKKEAEKHAAKEALSKLKK
- the coaD gene encoding pantetheine-phosphate adenylyltransferase, whose translation is MGKIALYPGSFDPITRGHIDIIKRSSNLFDKLIIGIFKNSTKSKAWFSDEEKVEMIQEILKKEGIEAEIKIFNGLLVDFMYKENVNILIRGLRALSDYEYELQFTLTNKTLAKSEFETVFLTASREYLYLSSSLVKEVALNKGDLSFFVTENVERRLIDKVKK
- the radA gene encoding DNA repair protein RadA is translated as MAAKKGKSKYICSECGYSSLKWLGKCPNCDAWGTFEEEIDIKRTFKDVESQDVSISKITEIEIEKEFRMVTPFEEFDRVLGGGLIKGEVVLITGSPGIGKSTFLLQLSQEYAKIGNVFYVSGEESPRQIKQRAERVNVKSENLYILNDTNIEKIESVILKDKPKVVVVDSIQTLYSENVNSIPGSVTQIRETTLKIIEIAKKNEIAFYIVGHVTKDGKLAGPKLLEHMVDAVLQIEGEENSYYRIIRSIKNRYGSTNEISIFDMKENGISEVKNPSEFFISDRDEKNIGSIIVPIFEGSRVFLFEVQSLLGTPNFGMPRRTVEGYDKTRVEILSAVLSRSLEVDVNSKDIYINIPGGIDLNDRSSDLAVIFSLLSSVKGVPISQKIAAIGELGLRGEVRKVSFIKNRVNELEKMGFAGVYLPKSHQADFEKEKTKIKLNYISNISELVERIR
- the disA gene encoding DNA integrity scanning diadenylate cyclase DisA, whose product is MVKKAVNKKKILEHIFARVAPGTALREAIDKIQEAKLGALIVLGNPNNLKDVMGGGFELNTVYSPQKVYELSKMDGGIILSEDIKTIYGANIQLQPNYSIETDESGTRHQAAHRIAQQKGNLVVAVSERRNKITIYYGKFRYLLNEIGDLLTKSSQAITALEKYSLTIEKNHVNLSILEFDNMVTLYDILECVRMYGLLFRMSEELIEYMAELGSEGRLIKIQYEEIMLNKNESFDALIKDYKVSNETAEKIGLRVKSLTKEELLDDEKIVCLLGFDTNIINLDEKIEPRGYGLLSNITKISKKDREILVREFSNVQSILMSTASDIAKIKGVSKYKAEHINKSLKRIKNRAVIDRE
- a CDS encoding DUF1385 domain-containing protein, which translates into the protein MRDKKVTVGGQAVVEGVMMRGPKAIATAVRKQDGSIVYKKVVLTEKSNRWLKVPFVRGVIALYDAMVVGTKELIFASNQAGHEEEKLTDKQVGFTVMTSVLLGIAVFMWLPSAVGGFFFKHNILKANIVEAVIKLTLFLGYIYGISFFKDIQRVFEYHGAEHKSIMNYEMEKELTPKNAKVCTRFHPRCGTSFLLLVMFISILVFSTVDLFFKVPTGHFSMLIYKLITRILFVPFVAGLSYEIQRWTSYHLDNIFAKMVAIPGMWLQKITTREPDESQLEVAIVALNVALGNEVPNATEVFE
- the mnmA gene encoding tRNA 2-thiouridine(34) synthase MnmA; its protein translation is MEKRKKVVLGMSGGVDSSVAAILLKEQGYDVIGVFMKNWEEKDENGVCMAEEDYKDVIAVAEQLGIPYYSVNFVKEYWDKVFTYFLDEYKKGRTPNPDVMCNKEIKFRAFLDYAMKLGADYVATGHYARIVHEEKDGKIKSTMLRGIDDNKDQTYFLCQLNQEQLEKVLFPLGEYTKPKIREIAEKYNLATAKKKDSTGICFIGERDFNKFLSQYLPAKDGNIVNTQGKVLGHHNGLMYYTIGQRKGIGIGNTKEGTGEPWFVVDKDLEKNELIVTQGDNSVLYSKGLIATDFNFINEMQFPLECTVKFRYRQKDTKAIINTLNENEYEVIFDEPQKAVTLGQIVVAYDGEVCLGGGIIDKIIK
- a CDS encoding M15 family metallopeptidase, producing the protein MKKLKFFIGVFSILSIISTGNKLYAYNEIKGIFKSGNRENKNIPDNSQSRSENVQTPQVEIVTDPMWEYYTEYHERIDAELQDVYDNPSHETAVKHMVWVEVPIWKLKNGQKVSSKAKVQVLNLLAEDVKSIFTEIYNGPEKFPIKSLGGYNWRSNGLTSLHSTGRAIDINPDENPQVSADGEVLVGKKWEPGINPYSITPDGDVVKAFSKKGWTWGAGFSRADYMHFDF